A genomic stretch from Polyangium spumosum includes:
- a CDS encoding serine/threonine protein kinase: MLVTGALFHDRYRVVRSIKAGGMGAVFEVHDENTNRRRALKVMHPAVLENSVMRGRFAQEATVTGGIESEHLVQVLDAGVDTTSQLPFLVMELLVGEELGGMVKRRGPLPEAEVVLYLSQVALALDKTHAANIVHRDLKPENLFVTTRDDGRACVKILDFGVAKVAVATTLAHTTAVVGTPLYMAPEQISGDAGIRASADIYSLAHVAYTLLVGEAYWRPELLQLPSVYALFGKIIAPELPEAPTARAGRRGVQLPHGFDEWFRKVGAREPRERPERASTAIAHLAELFRIPVSVSASVTPPPPGSLLPLSELPPPSQATSRRLSQRPPAPLPRPSRDRLRDDPTPPPSAPAPNSQRPRSRFSDIPVSFEPTLRSEVKGVLDKQGLTETLEAEYKFSASMSVPFSVLLFHVHIKESVRPRPVPQWGLDRTIAELVHLARALGPERSTIGRWDNETIVVVVRASLGITLSPSEARDIVAFVGKQLAGREELPEVRGGYSQCWLTDRSGMDALDRARFSMKPFNR; the protein is encoded by the coding sequence ATGCTCGTCACAGGCGCCTTGTTCCACGACCGTTACCGTGTCGTCCGCAGCATCAAGGCGGGCGGCATGGGCGCGGTGTTCGAGGTCCACGACGAGAACACGAACCGCAGGCGGGCCCTCAAGGTCATGCACCCGGCCGTGCTGGAAAATTCGGTCATGCGTGGCCGGTTCGCGCAGGAGGCCACGGTCACCGGCGGCATCGAGAGCGAGCACCTCGTGCAGGTCCTCGACGCGGGCGTGGACACCACGAGCCAGCTCCCCTTCCTCGTGATGGAGCTGCTCGTCGGCGAGGAGCTCGGCGGCATGGTCAAGCGCCGCGGCCCATTGCCCGAGGCCGAGGTCGTCCTCTACCTCTCCCAGGTCGCGCTCGCCCTCGACAAGACCCACGCCGCGAACATCGTCCACCGCGACCTCAAGCCCGAGAACCTCTTCGTCACGACCCGCGACGACGGCCGGGCCTGCGTGAAGATCCTCGATTTCGGCGTGGCCAAGGTCGCCGTCGCCACGACGCTCGCGCACACGACGGCCGTCGTCGGCACGCCCCTCTACATGGCGCCGGAGCAGATCAGCGGCGACGCCGGGATCCGGGCCTCGGCCGATATCTATTCGCTCGCGCACGTCGCTTATACGCTGCTCGTCGGCGAGGCCTACTGGCGGCCCGAGCTCCTGCAGCTCCCGAGCGTGTATGCCCTCTTCGGCAAGATCATCGCCCCGGAGCTGCCCGAGGCGCCCACCGCGCGCGCAGGTCGGCGCGGCGTCCAGCTCCCGCACGGGTTCGACGAGTGGTTCCGCAAGGTCGGGGCGCGCGAGCCCAGGGAGCGACCCGAGCGGGCGAGCACGGCGATCGCCCACCTGGCCGAGCTCTTCCGCATCCCGGTCTCGGTCTCGGCCTCGGTCACGCCGCCGCCGCCTGGGTCCCTCCTTCCCCTCTCCGAGCTCCCGCCGCCCTCGCAGGCGACGAGCCGGCGCCTCTCCCAGCGCCCCCCCGCGCCATTACCCCGACCGAGCCGCGACCGGCTCCGCGACGACCCCACGCCGCCCCCGAGCGCGCCTGCGCCGAACAGCCAGCGGCCTCGATCCCGGTTCAGCGACATCCCCGTCTCGTTCGAGCCGACGCTGCGCAGCGAGGTGAAGGGCGTGCTCGACAAGCAGGGGCTCACGGAGACCCTGGAGGCCGAGTACAAGTTCAGCGCGAGCATGAGCGTCCCCTTCTCCGTGTTGCTCTTCCACGTGCATATCAAGGAGAGCGTGCGGCCGCGGCCCGTCCCGCAATGGGGCCTCGACCGAACGATCGCGGAGCTCGTCCACCTCGCGCGCGCGCTCGGCCCGGAGCGCTCGACGATCGGGCGCTGGGACAACGAGACGATCGTGGTCGTCGTCCGCGCCTCGCTCGGCATCACGCTCTCGCCGAGCGAGGCCCGCGACATCGTCGCATTCGTGGGAAAGCAGCTCGCGGGGAGGGAGGAGCTGCCCGAGGTTCGCG